TCGTTATGTACTTTAGGTTTCATCTCTTcgttctcttttttttcctcttcattattttgtttcgtGGTTTCATATTCTTTTTCGTTCTCCTTTTTGTCCATTTCATAATTTTGCTTCTTCGTTTGTTCCTCCTGTTCATTCTCTTTTTTCCcctcttcattatttttctgCTTCTCCTGTTCTTCTTCCTTCGTTCGATCATTTTCATCTTTCATTTGCTGATGCTTATCCTCTAACAGTTCTTCCTCATTCTCCACTTGCTCTTCTTCCTCATTCCCAACTTGCTCTTCTTCCTCATTCCCAACTTGCTTTTCTTCTCCATTCCCCAATTgctcttcttcctctttcCTTTTCTCCTCCTTCTCTTCTTTCTCTTTCCTTTTCTCCTCCTtctcttcttcctctttctttttctcctCCTTCTCCTCTTCcctcttttcttttcccatttcttcttcctcttttttcACTTCCATgtcatttttttcactttccGTTTTCCTTTCTATCCTCTTTCTGcctcttcttttttgttgGATCCCTCCTTCTTCTATGTCTTCTGTTCTCATTATcaatttttccctttttgcTCTCTTATTACGTTGTATTTGTTGTTGTaccttttttctcttttttctaaaGTTGCATATTACATCAtcttttttatcatcttCCTTTCTAATTGTAATATCttccattttatatttgtttcctttatttttatgtaattcgCTCCATCCTtgtttttcacttttttcattatgtGTTACATATTCCTTCATTTTCCCAATATCCTTTTCATGTatgatttttcttttctctgtatcttttagtaaaaaaaatagcatttCATCTTTCTGGTTATTATGATGCGTATAATCATTTGCCTTtatcaaatttttatatttagttAAAGGTATATTATCTATTTGTTCTCTTTTTGATTTatctataattttaataatttcgaAAAGTTGAAATATATCAATATCTATATTTAGGCATGAGAAATAGTAAGAATCAttaaaccaaaaaaaagaagggacaattaaaaaataaggtagaatagtatttttacttttaaagaTGTTCTTAATATAACCTCTATATATAACCCCTCGTGGTGATTTAAATTTTGCTAGTATACTTCCTCTCAATTCATATTGAAGTGTTTCTCCTTCTActaactttatttttcttggaacatttttgtatttatcaTTCTCTCTTTTCAAATGTTCATAACAGCTTATGTCCTTTTCTTCATCGTTGTAATCATAATATCTTCCATGTTCTTGATATGTTAATCCAGTTTTATTTGATGGCAATTCTTTCAAATGTTCTTCATAACGCGTACTATTAGTGATTTCTTGATTGTAattagtattattaaaacttatattctcttttttttcttcttctatattttttttattctttgtaataatatcattaaaatcATCATTAGTTATCAAAAcgttattttgtaatataatcCTTacatctaatttttttataaaatttaaaacgaGATAATCTATATGTAGATCTTTTTcgcttttatatattttcattaaattgttaatcataatattttgtaaatgtacattattcgggtataatttttttatttcaaataatttcataGCTAATACAAAATTAACTTGATtctgtatatttttacaaaagcttattttaatactctcccattttttatgaaataaaattttataatgtttaaatgcctttttataatgtaacatatatttatacgtattaaaggaatgaataatataaaatattttacttgttttttttttttcatcatttgtgcatattacataattattatttatgtcgTAGGTACTGCTACTAATTCCATTTAAAAGATCTCTACCATTTtgtcttatttttctttcatatttCAACACTGAAttgttttttgttcttttccttaaatttatattactattactattgctactgctattgctattgctattgctattactattgctgCTGCTATTGTTATTGCTATTGCTGCTGCTATTGctattgctatttttttcctcttttctgttaaaataatttagaacagctttttccttttttttgtgaattttattactaatattattattaccattaacATTAATGTCTTCTACATTTGTAGTTACTTCTTGTTCAATGGTGTTAGATGCATTTTCGTTGCTTAACgagttaatataattttgcacatattttctattgcttagattatttaatatttttatatagtttGATAGGGACAACTTATGATCTGGAGTTAAATGAACATCGTTTACTTTTAGCTCAGTGTAAAAATTTACTATTCTCCCTAatcctattttatttttttctttttgcttAAAAAATACGATATCATTAtgttcaaatatttttaatttattcttttcattatactcaaagattttattttcatttatttttatatcttccATTTAGTTAATAACGATATTCTTCTCTTATGCtaaaaccaaaaaaatgttaaaaaaaataaaaaaaaagttgaacAAATGGGGAAATAAAACTATCCAAATAGTATAGGGTATAATTTACGAACTATATTCCTCTCATTTATTGTTTGAAACAAAAATTGAATAGAACTTGTTATtacacttaaaaaaaaaaacaaaacaaaatgtatattaaaacaaaaggaaaaacgtTTTAGGACAATTTGATTTGTAAAATGCGacagttaaaaaaatttaaaaaagattgttaaaagaaaaatgcaggaaatggaaaaaaggaaataaaggtgttcataatatatatacatatacatatatatatatatatatacacataaatgcCATATGGCCATGGTAAATATTACACGAGGCTGTAATAAATCTACTGACTGTTCACAATGCACTCATCCTTTTACGTCATTTGTCagacaaaaaaaagcaaTGAAGAATGTATCTTATAATGTATGTTTACGATTTTCATTTGTGCttgaaataatgaaatttaaaattttgtattgaaaaaaaatgaacttatcaaatatttatatacatatataaatacatgcatatacacatatttgcACATTcgtacacatacacatatatacataatacatccacatgtacatatatatacatataatatacgtacatgtatcggtaaatgaacaaaataaaaaatgaggaTAAGTGCTACATGTTTTTGTGTATTGccaaacaaatatatactgtgctatttttaaaagtttaaatgtattttaaaacaattgattgtaatttaaaacattttcacATTTTGCATTACGTATTTAACGTATTCATAATTGTTAATGTTCCCTTACAATGGCAAATGAAAAttgtacataataataaaacatattatacatatgttagtaaataatatggcataaaataatataaagagGAACATACAACCAACAGAGCAAGTTAATATTCTCTTATGTGTAATGCTACAAAATCCAATATATTATGCATACAGTACATATCATAATAATGTgctatttttgtatatttaaaatataatataaaatttaaaaaaacattgaaaatgataatttttacaatataacaaaaaaaagaaaaagaaataaaaaataataataatactatattaaaa
This genomic interval from Plasmodium brasilianum strain Bolivian I chromosome 13, whole genome shotgun sequence contains the following:
- a CDS encoding hypothetical protein (conserved Plasmodium protein); the encoded protein is MEDIKINENKIFEYNEKNKLKIFEHNDIVFFKQKEKNKIGLGRIVNFYTELKVNDVHLTPDHKLSLSNYIKILNNLSNRKYVQNYINSLSNENASNTIEQEVTTNVEDINVNGNNNISNKIHKKKEKAVLNYFNRKEEKNSNSNSSSNSNNNSSSNSNSNSNSNSSSNSNSNINLRKRTKNNSVLKYERKIRQNGRDLLNGISSSTYDINNNYVICTNDEKKKTSKIFYIIHSFNTYKYMLHYKKAFKHYKILFHKKWESIKISFCKNIQNQVNFVLAMKLFEIKKLYPNNVHLQNIMINNLMKIYKSEKDLHIDYLVLNFIKKLDVRIILQNNVLITNDDFNDIITKNKKNIEEEKKENISFNNTNYNQEITNSTRYEEHLKELPSNKTGLTYQEHGRYYDYNDEEKDISCYEHLKRENDKYKNVPRKIKLVEGETLQYELRGSILAKFKSPRGVIYRGYIKNIFKSKNTILPYFLIVPSFFWFNDSYYFSCLNIDIDIFQLFEIIKIIDKSKREQIDNIPLTKYKNLIKANDYTHHNNQKDEMLFFLLKDTEKRKIIHEKDIGKMKEYVTHNEKSEKQGWSELHKNKGNKYKMEDITIRKEDDKKDDVICNFRKKRKKVQQQIQRNKRAKREKLIMRTEDIEEGGIQQKRRGRKRIERKTESEKNDMEVKKEEEEMGKEKREEEKEEKKKEEEEKEEKRKEKEEKEEKRKEEEEQLGNGEEKQVGNEEEEQVGNEEEEQVENEEELLEDKHQQMKDENDRTKEEEQEKQKNNEEGKKENEQEEQTKKQNYEMDKKENEKEYETTKQNNEEEKKENEEMKPKVHNELNKIEEANFFFKKKDIIETGLTKKIEVSKKSIFNLNKEKTNTYILKITNFFKISENRKLKSNNKDEKEVLSQNSKSESTNENNQKVGEIIDTLRDKKEGTTENKGDINIENQNINNKNESVQDIEENIYISEENTNDKEININDKMEDANMKKENKNDKEENITNKKGEIIIKKVNIDEKVVHVTDRVDYINNENVEHMCYRKEEDGSKNVNINDKKVPDTLNEVIICDKNEEESNKSKNGNIIKVNIDDNSADNNIELINNKKDNSCSENELVNGGNVDENNAPNNLKKYFDDNEKEPLNNKNQLQNSEMINPQKAFDKNEIINLENVNDSNTKGKNEEAKYVKQEGIEREEHYSCANIDNTNNWDKEVNINEAPTLNGKQTIDNNSSNNNNNDNNGGSYINGNRINPCGNKDLEQIKRFIEDEKIKKIEMLYRYCKEDLNILLYVYVMHIYVNKLCKNVIVKVLNPKCKYVKKKKYEDRDFILTPLIGYSYSNYYYLKLNKIKYKLKAEKKIDRRFKLIKNSLIIKREQKRKKKKRGRKKKLIPNETDKKKKKGRRKNISNNLSNDNPFKLKKSRGKKISRFKHSYHKTCENMDQIVKCTEKYINLYLWGIFNWNYKKTLRVSFNNISNKKISNFDVYNFFFYNYETISNLKIVELIILTLTTCKSANEINKDLKILINIYQNVRNILYQNSSIYGSMFLLKQSHNLTRTHSNEEVHNIIFY